One Pseudomonadota bacterium DNA window includes the following coding sequences:
- a CDS encoding CGGC domain-containing protein, with the protein MNSKTKIGIIICDRYRRCAGGKCFRAMRNKEGAFSIYVNTEVELVGFTTCDGCPGGNMEYAGEEMVKNGAEAIHLATGLIVGYPPCPHIDTFKAFLEKRYDVKVVVGTHPIPKKYLDMHTYLGTWEDSAWKPIVEPIMCDDAICASYD; encoded by the coding sequence ATGAATTCAAAGACAAAAATTGGAATAATTATTTGCGACCGCTACCGCCGTTGCGCGGGCGGGAAGTGTTTCCGAGCGATGAGGAACAAGGAAGGGGCTTTCAGCATATATGTGAACACTGAGGTTGAGTTAGTTGGTTTTACAACTTGCGATGGTTGTCCTGGCGGTAACATGGAATATGCGGGCGAAGAAATGGTGAAGAATGGTGCAGAGGCCATTCATTTAGCTACCGGCCTCATTGTCGGTTATCCTCCTTGTCCGCATATCGACACATTCAAAGCCTTTCTTGAAAAACGTTATGATGTGAAAGTCGTTGTAGGCACCCACCCCATACCAAAAAAGTATCTCGATATGCATACGTACCTCGGGACATGGGAGGACTCCGCATGGAAGCCGATTGTCGAACCGATTATGTGTGATGACGCAATTTGTGCAAGTTACGATTAA
- a CDS encoding DUF364 domain-containing protein — translation MEILRDLINSITSDAPVEEVTKGIYWTAVISRFCGLSSTMIRDCASDENGETFHEKPYSEMTALELARYSLVPDIARASVGLAAVNSLIEPDYSRCVEMNASEFLIEHGKGMNVSVVGHFPFTDDLRKVAKTLWVIEKWQRPGDCPEGDAEQYLPISDIIAISSTTLINHTLNSLLKFCPKESIKMLLGPTTPFSEVFFQYGIDIISGSRVLDKDLALKSIREGANFRQLKRTGAIRLLTMVNERIEQKLGI, via the coding sequence ATGGAAATATTAAGGGACCTAATTAATAGTATTACAAGTGACGCCCCCGTCGAAGAAGTGACAAAGGGCATCTATTGGACAGCAGTTATAAGCAGGTTCTGCGGTCTATCGTCTACCATGATAAGAGATTGCGCTTCCGATGAAAATGGAGAGACGTTTCACGAAAAACCTTACTCAGAGATGACCGCACTGGAATTAGCCCGCTATTCCCTTGTGCCCGATATTGCCAGGGCATCTGTTGGCCTTGCCGCTGTCAATTCCCTCATCGAGCCTGATTATTCACGATGTGTCGAAATGAATGCCTCGGAGTTTCTCATCGAGCATGGAAAAGGCATGAATGTGTCCGTTGTGGGACACTTCCCTTTCACAGATGATCTGCGAAAAGTTGCAAAGACACTCTGGGTAATTGAAAAGTGGCAGAGGCCCGGGGATTGCCCGGAAGGAGATGCAGAACAATATCTCCCCATCTCAGACATTATAGCCATTTCGAGTACAACCCTCATAAACCATACGCTGAATAGCCTCCTCAAGTTTTGCCCGAAAGAAAGCATCAAGATGCTCCTCGGTCCTACAACACCTTTTTCAGAAGTGTTTTTCCAATATGGAATCGACATTATATCGGGGAGCAGGGTATTGGATAAAGATTTGGCGTTGAAATCCATACGGGAGGGCGCAAATTTCAGACAGTTAAAGAGGACGGGGGCGATCCGTCTTCTTACAATGGTAAACGAAAGGATTGAACAAAAATTAGGAATCTAA
- a CDS encoding DUF5320 domain-containing protein yields MPRGDRTGPAGMGPMTGRAAGYCAGYAPGFVNPGYGRGFCGWGRGGGRGFRNQFYATSLTGWQRGAGNWPAWGNPCAPGMTYGAPPASAMNREQELGALKDQAGYLEETLENLRKRIEELETTK; encoded by the coding sequence ATGCCAAGAGGAGATAGAACAGGTCCTGCAGGAATGGGCCCTATGACTGGACGCGCAGCAGGTTACTGCGCAGGGTATGCGCCGGGTTTTGTGAATCCCGGTTATGGAAGAGGTTTCTGTGGTTGGGGTCGTGGCGGTGGACGTGGTTTCAGGAACCAGTTTTACGCCACCAGTTTGACCGGATGGCAAAGAGGTGCTGGTAACTGGCCCGCATGGGGTAACCCTTGCGCGCCCGGTATGACCTATGGCGCTCCCCCAGCATCGGCCATGAACAGGGAGCAGGAATTGGGTGCACTTAAGGATCAGGCGGGGTATCTTGAGGAGACCCTGGAGAATTTACGCAAAAGGATTGAAGAACTGGAGACAACAAAGTAA
- a CDS encoding dinitrogenase iron-molybdenum cofactor biosynthesis protein, with the protein MKIAIAYWQDRISPVFDVSDRLCLIDIEDGKEVKRENRILTSRDPFNRAREVSGLDADVLICGAVSRTLEMALIIAGVRVAGFLCGDLDNVVSAFLCGQLTGSSFFMPGCYGEQCRRRFRSHHGKR; encoded by the coding sequence ATGAAGATAGCGATTGCATACTGGCAAGACCGCATATCACCCGTTTTCGATGTTTCTGACAGGCTCTGTCTTATCGATATTGAAGACGGCAAGGAAGTGAAGCGGGAAAACAGAATCCTGACAAGCCGTGATCCTTTCAATCGTGCAAGAGAAGTTTCAGGGCTTGACGCAGATGTACTTATCTGTGGAGCAGTTTCTCGTACTCTGGAGATGGCCCTTATCATTGCGGGTGTCCGGGTTGCAGGATTCCTGTGTGGTGATCTGGATAACGTTGTATCGGCTTTCCTTTGCGGACAATTGACAGGTAGCAGCTTCTTCATGCCCGGATGTTATGGTGAACAATGTAGACGTCGCTTTCGCAGTCACCACGGAAAGCGATAA
- a CDS encoding sigma 54-interacting transcriptional regulator, with product MHSKSINTENEARQNERDVILDSINEGVFTIGTDWRITSFNRAAEVITGIPRDEATGRSCSDVFHANICEKECALRRTFENGRPVINTTAYIVNNRGYRVPIRISTAILRDDVGNVIGGVETFQDLSQVERLQKELQNRHTFEDIVGRSPAMMRLFDILPRIAESNSTVLIEGPSGTGKELVARAIHNLSSRRKKHLVAVNCAALPDTLLESEFFGHKAGAFTDARRDKAGRFALADGGTIFLDEIGDISPALQVRLLRVLQERIIEPLGATEPVKVDVRVVCATNKVLAKLVEEGRFREDLYYRIRVIHLSLPALKDRREDIPLLIDHIIGKYNRLQGKTIAGISVEAMTRLMEYDYPGNVRELENIIEQAFVLCRGEIIELHHLPPELRPAAPSSKDGMGAMSLVTMERNLIAETLRRYTGNRKLAARDLGIDTSTLYRKILELKIEVPASDGRGHRR from the coding sequence ATGCATAGCAAATCAATAAATACAGAGAATGAAGCAAGACAAAATGAGCGGGATGTCATCCTTGATTCGATTAATGAGGGAGTCTTTACGATCGGAACAGACTGGCGGATAACCTCTTTCAATCGGGCAGCCGAGGTCATAACCGGCATACCGCGAGATGAGGCCACAGGACGATCCTGTTCGGATGTATTCCACGCAAACATCTGTGAAAAAGAGTGTGCCCTCAGGAGGACATTTGAAAACGGCAGGCCGGTTATCAACACAACGGCATATATCGTTAACAACAGGGGTTACAGGGTGCCAATACGCATTTCGACGGCTATTTTGAGGGATGATGTCGGGAATGTTATCGGCGGTGTAGAAACATTCCAGGACTTAAGTCAGGTGGAACGATTACAGAAAGAGCTGCAAAATCGCCATACCTTTGAAGATATCGTCGGGAGAAGCCCTGCAATGATGCGCCTATTCGATATTCTTCCCCGGATTGCGGAAAGCAACAGTACGGTGCTCATTGAAGGTCCGAGCGGTACAGGAAAGGAACTCGTCGCAAGGGCCATTCATAATCTTTCATCACGGAGAAAAAAACACCTTGTAGCGGTAAACTGCGCAGCATTGCCAGACACCCTTCTCGAAAGTGAATTCTTCGGTCACAAGGCAGGGGCCTTTACAGACGCCAGGCGGGACAAGGCAGGCCGTTTTGCCTTGGCTGACGGGGGGACGATATTCCTTGACGAGATAGGTGATATTTCACCGGCACTTCAGGTGCGTCTGCTTCGGGTACTTCAGGAACGCATAATAGAGCCGTTGGGAGCCACCGAACCCGTAAAGGTGGATGTCCGTGTGGTGTGTGCTACCAATAAAGTCCTTGCAAAGCTCGTTGAAGAAGGAAGATTCCGGGAGGACCTCTATTACCGGATCCGCGTGATTCATCTTTCACTGCCGGCACTCAAAGACCGGAGGGAGGATATACCGTTACTGATAGATCACATCATCGGAAAATATAACCGCCTTCAGGGGAAAACCATTGCCGGTATTTCTGTTGAGGCGATGACGCGGCTCATGGAATATGATTATCCCGGCAATGTACGGGAGCTTGAAAATATTATTGAACAGGCATTCGTGCTATGCCGGGGGGAAATTATCGAGTTACACCACCTTCCCCCTGAACTGCGGCCGGCCGCACCCTCTTCAAAGGACGGTATGGGAGCGATGAGTCTTGTAACCATGGAAAGGAACCTTATCGCCGAGACGCTGCGACGCTATACCGGCAACAGGAAACTTGCTGCCCGTGACCTGGGCATTGATACCAGTACGCTATACAGGAAGATATTGGAGCTGAAAATTGAGGTACCTGCAAGCGATGGGCGTGGGCACCGCAGATAG
- a CDS encoding ARMT1-like domain-containing protein, translated as MKTSIDCIPCFIRQTIEATHYVSADPSVHEGVLREILRALAGIDLDQSPPVAVQWIHRKIRELTGKHDPYRQAKDRFNRLALELLPELKAKVRSSPDPLKTSVRLAITGNVVDLGAKSGLTEDEVRLIIAQTLSEPFHIDIESLRGEIDRASSILYLADNAGEIFFDRLLIEELPVERVTLAVRGGPVINDATMDDANVAGLHKIVKVIDNGSDAPGTILSDCNPEFRRCFKDADLIIAKGQGNYETLSDEKANIFFLFRIKCVVVASLAGLKQGTNMLIRTSKTEKPIKRTEKPR; from the coding sequence ATGAAGACTTCTATAGATTGCATTCCCTGCTTTATACGACAGACAATAGAGGCTACGCACTATGTCTCAGCCGATCCGTCTGTCCACGAAGGTGTTCTTCGCGAGATACTCCGTGCTCTGGCAGGGATTGATCTCGACCAGTCACCCCCCGTTGCAGTCCAATGGATACATCGCAAAATCCGTGAATTAACAGGGAAACATGATCCTTACAGGCAAGCCAAAGACCGTTTCAATCGCCTTGCTCTCGAGTTGTTACCCGAGCTTAAAGCAAAGGTGCGCAGCAGCCCTGATCCTTTGAAAACGTCAGTCCGTCTTGCGATCACGGGAAACGTTGTTGATCTCGGGGCAAAGAGCGGCCTTACGGAAGATGAGGTACGGCTGATCATTGCCCAAACTCTTTCCGAGCCATTCCATATCGATATTGAAAGCCTGCGCGGAGAAATCGATAGGGCATCGAGCATCCTCTATCTGGCTGATAACGCGGGAGAGATTTTTTTTGATCGCCTTCTCATTGAAGAACTTCCCGTAGAGCGGGTCACACTTGCCGTCCGTGGAGGGCCGGTCATTAACGATGCTACCATGGATGATGCTAACGTGGCAGGACTGCATAAAATCGTAAAAGTAATTGATAATGGCTCTGACGCACCTGGAACCATACTCAGTGACTGCAATCCGGAATTCCGAAGGTGTTTCAAAGATGCCGACCTGATAATCGCAAAAGGACAGGGCAACTACGAAACCTTAAGCGATGAAAAGGCGAATATCTTTTTCCTCTTCAGGATCAAATGCGTGGTAGTGGCGTCACTTGCAGGGCTGAAACAGGGAACAAATATGCTGATCAGAACTTCGAAGACAGAAAAACCCATAAAAAGGACAGAAAAGCCCCGTTAA
- a CDS encoding iron-sulfur cluster assembly scaffold protein, protein MSDKLDDFLKELQDKIYNDTIKDYGQKAFERWRSPSHMRPMENPDGYGRIAGTCGDTMEIFLRFKEIRVVEASFWTDGCGPSMICGSLAAELAHGKDPDELAEITEDTIVEAVGGLPDDDRHCALLAANTLWEAVDYYMKRNI, encoded by the coding sequence ATGTCCGATAAGCTTGACGATTTTCTGAAAGAACTACAGGACAAAATTTACAATGATACGATAAAGGATTATGGGCAAAAAGCATTTGAGAGATGGCGCAGCCCATCGCACATGCGTCCAATGGAAAACCCCGATGGCTATGGCCGTATCGCCGGGACCTGCGGCGATACGATGGAGATTTTCCTAAGATTCAAAGAGATAAGGGTTGTGGAGGCATCTTTCTGGACGGACGGTTGCGGGCCGAGCATGATCTGCGGCTCCCTTGCCGCTGAACTTGCCCACGGCAAAGACCCGGACGAACTCGCGGAAATCACGGAAGATACTATCGTTGAAGCTGTAGGTGGTCTTCCCGATGATGATCGCCATTGCGCATTGCTTGCTGCGAACACACTTTGGGAAGCCGTTGATTATTACATGAAGCGAAATATTTAA
- the tsaA gene encoding tRNA (N6-threonylcarbamoyladenosine(37)-N6)-methyltransferase TrmO has protein sequence MIHELMPIGIIHSPYLTKEETPIQGFFRPQVEAWIEIFPDYVEGLKDIDMFSHIFLIYLFDRAGPVELVRPTLLDDSPHGILASRHPCRPNGIGLTVVRFLKREGNRLTVNGIDVLDETPLIDIKPYIPRFDSYPDALEGWFAGKVERQKPAGRE, from the coding sequence ATGATACACGAGCTCATGCCTATTGGAATTATTCATTCCCCGTATCTGACAAAGGAAGAGACACCGATCCAGGGGTTTTTCAGACCTCAGGTCGAGGCATGGATTGAGATATTCCCTGACTATGTCGAAGGCCTGAAAGATATTGATATGTTTTCGCATATCTTTCTTATCTACCTGTTTGACAGGGCAGGACCGGTGGAACTTGTCCGCCCGACGCTACTGGACGATTCGCCGCATGGAATTCTCGCGTCCCGTCATCCATGCAGACCCAATGGGATCGGCCTTACTGTCGTGCGGTTTCTAAAGCGTGAAGGAAACAGGCTCACAGTCAACGGCATAGACGTTCTCGATGAAACGCCGCTCATCGATATTAAACCGTACATTCCACGGTTCGACTCTTACCCTGATGCCCTGGAAGGCTGGTTTGCCGGAAAGGTAGAAAGGCAGAAACCTGCAGGCAGAGAATAA
- a CDS encoding DUF5714 domain-containing protein: MLKETIISKEPYRSGCMVCGAELKYFETDEDESCHYCGKVMPANAGCKNGHFVCDDCHRADAVGIIKNICLHSREIDSVVLMQTIRSHPCFRIHGPEHHSLVPAVILTALRNSGNSVSEDQVTTAIKRGQTIAGGSCAFLGACGAAIGVGIAVSILLGANPYDGNKRQAAQQTTQRVLTRIASFNAPRCCQRDSWLALKEASTILQELNGTSLKTDRLIVCEQFLENKECIHDQCPLWPSR; encoded by the coding sequence ATGCTAAAAGAAACGATAATAAGCAAAGAACCCTACCGGTCCGGTTGCATGGTCTGTGGTGCAGAACTGAAATATTTTGAGACGGATGAGGATGAGTCGTGTCATTACTGTGGTAAAGTTATGCCGGCCAATGCCGGGTGTAAGAACGGCCATTTTGTATGTGATGATTGCCATAGGGCGGATGCAGTCGGGATCATCAAAAATATCTGCTTGCACAGTCGGGAAATCGATTCTGTTGTCCTTATGCAGACTATACGTTCTCACCCGTGTTTTCGAATACACGGGCCGGAGCATCATTCGCTGGTTCCTGCGGTTATTCTGACAGCATTGAGGAATAGTGGAAATTCCGTGTCGGAAGATCAGGTCACAACGGCCATAAAGCGTGGACAAACCATTGCCGGCGGTTCCTGTGCTTTCCTCGGCGCTTGCGGTGCGGCAATCGGCGTGGGAATTGCAGTTTCGATCCTGTTGGGGGCAAATCCATACGACGGCAACAAGAGACAGGCAGCTCAGCAAACAACACAAAGAGTGCTTACAAGAATAGCATCCTTCAATGCACCCCGATGCTGCCAAAGGGATTCCTGGCTGGCGCTTAAAGAAGCCTCTACGATACTACAGGAATTAAACGGGACATCATTGAAGACGGATCGTTTGATCGTTTGCGAACAATTCTTGGAGAACAAAGAGTGTATCCACGATCAATGTCCTCTGTGGCCGTCCAGATAA